One region of Purpureocillium takamizusanense chromosome 4, complete sequence genomic DNA includes:
- a CDS encoding uncharacterized protein (COG:S~TransMembrane:1 (o759-776i)~EggNog:ENOG503NV77) has translation MASPEEPTTNGGSAAAGYKRASRKGAPRRFTCEHPGCDKIYSRAEHLQRHQLNHNPKEIFRCDIGDCDQKFVRLDLLARHKKRHTSSYTPRNRIPSFDAPGERTRISTAHVKARQNGHTRGSFSHHHPPPSAGPHDAAILLTPDSNTAATPAPLQHPLSGRAAGPGATWTSPIDERAPTSMIPHRQSFYEGDTAALPEPSAMVAFSNVAYPADDHLAQGNFAAWLFDPQTTYNDFSVASLPFLEGGLESTFNNNIHYDYESLNSLSPMEQTARPSDACDDWITESRRQDLLYWIQVFRKKQPRYETLMPNLVQESGGDLPALNVDMMRDCLKEFWDNVSPRLPIIHQHTFSANRCPIFLLLVMISLGAASLRSRDNSGRLSEYGAFADVIIASVRWEILTSDDSAPPIGLWVAQALLLLEFYEKLYTSRRLHERAHIYHSAFLTLLRRGSPLIGRTGSESPPESDGLGAERDAPSMALDSRTWWIRWAETESMHRVVFAAFMLDIIHAAMFGHTADMAAHEIRLPLPCDDNLWTASSPDVVRQLDANFRMYGVKQVSFLDGLKSALHGKEVKTHSFGRMIIISGLLSVGWHLSHKETHLKWLDLRTPSTETQDNWRKMLLKAFGNWKESFDVAMSDSITDAPGHRPVPNGPINSASLLFHLAHISLHADIVDCQVFAGAKRLLGRKVSARDYTNAVKRMSAWAKQASTRHAILHAFKLLYRVLVDPHPTRRRNNSSPHSPDSPAVQYSLRNETDPHRPWIMYYAVLSVWAFVQAVGRPPGKGFPLRPSQMGQSTYARMAEYLSGVAMLPELDEATAAMLHEGLPELLDVMEGILEEADTELLVEARERLSVCRDMLLGGARRTD, from the coding sequence CGACTGCGACCAAAAGTTTGtgcgcctcgacctgctgGCGCGCCACAAGAAGCGCCATACCTCGTCTTATACCCCGCGCAACAGGATACCAAGCTTCGACGCCCCGGGCGAGCGGACGAGAATATCGACGGCCCACGTAAAGGCGCGCCAAAATGGGCACACAAGAGGCTCCTTctcccatcatcacccgccgccgtcggccggcccGCACGATGCTGCCATCCTCCTGACTCCCGACTCGAACACGGCCGCAACACCAGCGCCGCTGCAACATCCGCTCTCCGGCAGGGCTGCCGGTCCCGGCGCCACTTGGACGTCGCCCATAGATGAGCGCGCGCCGACCAGCATGATACCTCACAGACAGAGCTTTTATGAgggcgacacggcggcgttACCAGAGCCTTCCGCCATGGTCGCATTCTCCAACGTTGCATACCCCGCGGACGACCACCTGGCTCAAGGCAACTTTGCCGCCTGGTTGTTTGATCCGCAAACTACCTACAATGACTTCAGTGTCGCCAGTCTTCCCTTCCTTGAGGGTGGGCTGGAGTCGACCTTTAACAACAACATACACTACGACTACGAGTCGTTAAACAGTCTCTCTCCGATGGAGCAGACCGCCCGTCCATCTGATGCGTGCGACGACTGGATCACAGAGTCCCGTCGGCAAGACCTTCTGTACTGGATCCAGGTATTCCGCAAGAAGCAGCCTCGGTATGAGACCCTCATGCCCAATCTTGTGCaggagagcggcggcgatctCCCCGCACTCAACGTCGACATGATGCGAGACTGTCTGAAGGAATTCTGGGACAATGTGTCACCACGGCTTCCTATTATACACCAACATACCTTCTCCGCAAACCGATGCCCTATATTCCTTCTGCTCGTCATGATCTctctcggcgccgcgtcTCTACGCAGCAGGGACAACAGCGGGCGGCTGTCCGAGTATGGCGCATTTGccgacgtcatcatcgcAAGTGTTCGGTGGGAGATTCTCACATCCGAcgactcggcgccgcccataGGCTTGTGGGTTGCTCAAGCGTTGCTTCTACTAGAGTTTTATGAGAAGCTGTACACGTCCAGAAGATTGCACGAAAGGGCACACATTTACCATTCGGCCTTCTTGACCCTACTTCGCCGTGGAAGTCCGTTGATAGGAAGAACGGGCAGCGAATCACCTCCAGAATCGGACGGCTTGGGTGCAGAGCGCGACGCGCCGAGCATGGCGCTCGATTCCCGAACCTGGTGGATACGCTGGGCTGAGACGGAGTCCATGCATCGGGTGGTGTTTGCTGCCTTCATGCTCGACATAATACACGCCGCAATGTTTGGCCACACGGCTGATATGGCGGCCCACGAGATTCgcctgccgttgccgtgTGACGACAACCtctggacggcgagcagcccggACGTCGTGCGTCAGCTGGATGCCAACTTCCGCATGTACGGCGTCAAGCAAGTTTCTTTCTTGGACGGCTTGAAGAGTGCATTGCACGGCAAGGAGGTCAAGACGCATTCGTTCGGGCGCATGATTATTATCTCGGGGTTGCTGAGCGTGGGCTGGCATCTCAGTCACAAAGAGACGCATCTCAAATGGCTGGACCTGCGAACCCCCTCAACAGAGACCCAGGATAACTGGCGCAAGATGCTCCTCAAAGCGTTTGGGAACTGGAAGGAAAGCTTCGACGTGGCCATGTCTGATTCCATTACGGACGCGCCTGGACACCGACCTGTTCCGAACGGGCCGATCAATAGTGCCTCGCTTCTCTTCCACCTCGCGCACATCAGTCTCCACGCCGATATCGTGGACTGCCAAGTCTTCGCGGGCGCAAAACGACTCCTCGGACGCAAGGTCTCTGCGAGAGATTACACCAACGCCGTCAAACGAATGAGCGCGTGGGCCAAACAGGCATCGACACGGCATGCGATCCTCCATGCCTTCAAGCTGCTCTATCGTGTGCTGGTGGACCCCCACCCAACTCGGCGtcgcaacaacagcagcccGCACTCTCCAGACTCACCAGCGGTGCAATACTCGCTGCGCAACGAGACCGACCCGCACCGACCATGGATCATGTACTACGCCGTATTGTCCGTGTGGGCGTTCGTTCAAGCGGTTGGCCGACCGCCGGGCAAGGGGTTCCCCTTGCGACCGTCGCAAATGGGCCAGAGCACCTACGCGCGCATGGCCGAGTACCTATCCGGCgtggcgatgctgccggagctggatgaggcgacggcggcgatgctgcacGAGGGTCTGCCGGAGCTTTTGGATGTAATGGAGGGCATCTTGGAAGAGGCGGACACGGAGTTGTTGGTGGAGGCTAGAGAGAGACTCAGCGTGTGCAGGGACATGCTTCTCgggggggcgaggcggacggaTTAA